The following proteins come from a genomic window of Schistocerca gregaria isolate iqSchGreg1 chromosome X, iqSchGreg1.2, whole genome shotgun sequence:
- the LOC126299212 gene encoding uncharacterized protein LOC126299212, producing MMKISVKVPDSSTLLPVEVAADATLQSLKQAISETSGIPAANQRIIFRGVAIFDDFPLSVYGIKDEAKVAVVKAREGEADCTVLKDAMYRYLRQYYNESDSSKITREFMIYFYKSILNLSLDDLEKLCASFLRDEAKLGC from the exons ATGATGAAAATCAGTGTAAAAGTTCCGGATAGCAGCACCCTGCTACCGGTGGAG GTTGCTGCAGATGCAACTCTTCAATCACTTAAACAAGCTATTTCTGAAACCAGTGGCATACCAGCTGCTAATCAGAGGATAATTTTCAGGGGTGTCGCAATATTTG ATGACTTTCCGCTATCTGTGTATGGAATAAAGGATGAAGCAAAAGTAGCTGTTGTGAAGGCGAGGGAGGGCGAGGCAGactgcactgtcctaaaggatgcaATGTACAGATATTTGCGGCAGTATTATAATGAAAGCGACTCTTCTAAAATTACTAGAGAATTCATGATATATTTCTACAAATCTATTTTAAATCTCAGTTTAGATGATTTAGAAAAGCTTTGTGCCtcatttcttcgagatgaagcaaAATTGGGATGCTGA